The region TCGCCCTGTTGGCATCCTGGATTTATCCCGGGGAACGCGGCCGGAGCAGCGGGCACACCCCCGCCGCGGAGCGGTAGCGCCATGCGGGTACTGGACGCCGCGTTCGCCTGGATCGACGACCGCCTGTCGCGCGGGGGGCGTCCGGAGCGCGATGGCTGGCGGGCCGCCGGGGTATTGCTCGCGCCGGCGCTGGCCATCATCGGGGTCTTCGGCCTGCTACCCGTAATTTACGCGATCTACCTCAGCCTCCACGATGGCCAGTATACTCGGGGCGCTTTCGCGGGCCTGGCCAACTATCGTGAGGCGTTGGGGCGCCCCGCATTCTGGAACAGCGTCCGCGTCACCGGATGGTACATCTTCGGGACCGTACCGGCCACGATTGTCATCGCATTTTTTCTCGCACGGCTTCTGATGCATATCACCCGTGCACGCGCGCTGTTCCGGACGATCTACTTCCTGCCCTACATCACCTCGGCCTATGCCGCCGCACTGGTCTGGCGCGCCATGCTTCACCCCCAGGGCGGCTTCGCCAACGCGCTGCTCGGTTGGCTCGGGCTTCCCGCGCAGCAGTGGTTCCTCGAGCCCCGCGGGGTGCTCCACCTGGTGAGCGGGGGAGTGCTGCCGCCGGACATGGGGCCCAGCCTCGCGCTCTGCTGCGTTATCGCCTTCGACATCTGGCACGGCCTC is a window of Candidatus Hydrogenedentota bacterium DNA encoding:
- a CDS encoding sugar ABC transporter permease, yielding MRVLDAAFAWIDDRLSRGGRPERDGWRAAGVLLAPALAIIGVFGLLPVIYAIYLSLHDGQYTRGAFAGLANYREALGRPAFWNSVRVTGWYIFGTVPATIVIAFFLARLLMHITRARALFRTIYFLPYITSAYAAALVWRAMLHPQGGFANALLGWLGLPAQQWFLEPRGVLHLVSGGVLPPDMGPSLALCCVIAFDIWHGLGFAVVILLAGLSAVPRELEEAARVDGAGPLRVLWHVTLPVISPSIYFLFILGTIKSLQAFNSFYAMTQSGGNTLGTTENLVLYLFAQFYENGRWGYGSAIAVLLLAAIIGLTLLQAVLARRWVHYA